In Anopheles bellator chromosome 2, idAnoBellAS_SP24_06.2, whole genome shotgun sequence, the genomic stretch AAATTTGTctcgttcttttcttttttctctttcctctttctcttttttttcttgtcaaAAATCGACCGATTGTCAAAAGGCAAAACACATTGAAGCAATCTTTGTTTAATAAACAACTGCAAAGTGGCCGATTTTACAAAAGTGCTTTAATATACGATATATTACAGGCAAAATAAAAGCTTCGGCATTTATTAAGAAAGAGGAGGGTGTTGAGTAAGTTGGAGTTCAATAAGGATTAAAAGGTATGGCAACAATCAgtcgaaaattcacaataaggaccaactgcatcagtgtcctcattgttcatcaaGGTTCACACGGTCATATAacctaaagattcatatccgcactcatacCAACGAAAGAtcataccagtgtaaagtctgtgacaaagcgttcagccAATCGAACagtacattcgaaaattcGCAATAAGGGTAAGAAGGGTAAAAAACAAGGTTGAATAAGAAGGGTGAATACTGAAATGTATGAAATAGCAGTTATCAAAAATGTAATAAGCtcaatgaaattaattttctacaGAAACTggtttttgattgaaataagAAATCTTTAAAGCAACATTAAGAAGGCCTAACGGACTGTTTCATCTTTTGTTATTCTCATGATATGACCAGCCTGAGCCATACATGCGACAATAGAGTAAGATCTTCATTTCACTTTAattagtgttttattttaactttATTTAAAAGTCCAAGAATGCATATTATATTATTCCTACAGAAGTAATATTCTCCGGGGTTGGTCGAAACAAAAGTTGCAAGTTCCGTGCATTGGCATTATTCTGACTCACTGCCTGATCCACTGCCTGATCCACTGCCTGAACCACTGCCACTATGGACTGGTGTACCCGAGCGACTGCGAGAGCCAGAACCGGATGCAGAACGTGAACGAGAACGCGATCGGGAGCGAGAACGTGAACGGGAGGCAGAACTCCGCCTGGAACCAGAACCACGAGAGCGAGAACGGCTTCGGCTGCGACTTGCCGATGGTGTACGGCTTCTCGATTGACTGCGACTGCGGCTTCCCGAGCCGGATCGGCTTCTGCTACGGCTGGCCGACTTTGAGCGGCTGTGGCTTCGCGAAACCGATCGCGATTGCGACCTTGTGCCCGATCTACGAAAATTTCATACACACAAAGTCTCATAAATTCTCATCCGCTAATCCGCCGTACTCCTTTTGCTTACCTTGATCGTGACCGAGAAGAGCGCGATCGTTCGGATCCTTGTGATCCCGAGCGAGAGCGACTTCTGGAGCGGCTTGCTCTGCCGGCTTTCTTTTCCTTGGCGCTGCCGTCGTCTGGCTTGCTGCTCTCGACGGGTTGGCTTGCTTGCGTCTCGTCAGCCTCTTCGGgctcctcttcctcttcttcctcgatgtcctcgtcgtcctcttcgccCGGAGGCTCCAGTTGACGTTCGCGATACCGCTGCACACGGTGCTCGTTAACGTTGAGCGGGCGATGCTTGACCACCAGCTTCGTGTTGCTCTGCTGTTGTGCATTTTTCTGGCGACGTTTGCTCAACCGTACTCTGGTCTCCAGCTCGTTGTAGAAGATGCCATCCTGGCGCAGCACAAGATAGTAGTTCTCTTCGTATCCCTTCGATGCCTTACTCTTCACGTTCCAGTTGTACTCGCGCGCCATCTTGTACTCGTACTCCTCTTCGTCTTCGTACAGCATTTCGTTCACCAGATCCCGGCGACGCTTCTCGAGTGTGTCCTCCGTCGGCAGGAAGTATGCCACGAACTGTTCGCCGCTCTCGTCCATCACACCGCGAATCATGGCCTGTGACATCTCCTCGATCTGCGCCGGCACGTTCTTGCCACTCGGCGCCGGATCCGAGTCAAAGATGACCTGCGCACAAGGATACTTCCAGTTGGCAAAGTCCGGAAACATGGGCAACACCTCCACCGGTGTGACGCCCGGTTTGCTGTAGTGAGTCGTGATCGGTTTCGTGTTGTCGTCGAATGTCTTCTCAATTGCCTTGATCTGAGCCTCCCGGTCCATGTAGAGTGTTTCTTCGCGCAAACTCTTCTTTACATTGAACCCGACCTTCGCCTCAACCTTCTCCATCGTTTGCGGGTTGAAACGCGTCTGCTCGGTGGAGATGTACTCCGATTTGCGTAACCACGACACGCTCTTCGCATGACGGCTGCTGCGCATCGAGTCCTGCGGAGTGTGTATGTCCTCTTCGAGTAGCTTCTCATCGGCCGGATCCAGCTGGGCATTGTGATCGATCTGGTACAGGTCGCGGTTGATCAGATCGATCGTAACGCCCAGATCGTGTTCGGTGAGCACTTCGTACCGATAGTTGCGCTCTAGCGATGTCGGTTTGTACTGGATGAACCGATCATTCTCGAATGGGTACGTGATGAACTTCAAATCGAATGGAATGTCGGGAAGCGTGTTGCAGTACTTCACACGGCAAATCAGCTCCGACCTGCGAAGCAAAGCAACAATCAACGCACCATCGTCGGCGAAGACGTACTGCTGATTCGGAATCTCAACACATTACCTGCGTTCCTGTTGGCGAACCGGTCGTTTGTCCGCACCGTTCGCACCGTTCTGCACGGTCGGAGCCATCGTGCGTGGCCACTTGCTAAATTCACAGAACACAATACAAACTTTTACTGCTGGAGCCGCGAACTAGGATTACCAACGCGATTGAAAGCATAGGATTGAACGCGAGCTGAACGTTTGACAGCCTGCTATTTGCGTTTTGACGTTTCACGTTtgagtttcgtgtttttcttttcaggaaaaatgaaacaagatAATTCATCGGGCGAGTTTGGTTGCAAGCGAGATTTGCTTCGAAGCGAAGAGCGaatgattaaaaacaattttcatttctggTTTGAGGAAGAGATCACAGTCAAACAATACGTGCTTGGGTATAGTTTGTAAATTATAGCACAATATTAGTTCGTGCGTAATCATCACACTTAACAAACACATAGTTCGAAAGGAAGTTCTCTTCGTGGCCGTCAACCCTCAATCGTCTATCGAAGGCCGTCAAAACAAGTTCAGCCCGAGATTGCGGATTGCATGCTTTGCCGAAAGCAAAACTCCGCAAACGGCCTCGAATTTAGAAATCGTGTGATTCCGTCAGTGAGTCCAGCTTAGTAATGGCCACACAAATATCAATCGACCAGCTTGACAAGGATCAAATCAAATCCGTACGTAACCTCCTGTCCTCTTTACCTGTTACCAGACTCATTCCGCTTCTACCTTTCCGACAACAGTTTTCAGACTTCCTTCTTTCCTACAACAAGCTGTCCGAGCTCTGCTTCATAGACTGTGTGAACGAGTTTACGGGGCGTACGGTCAGCGACAAGGAAGTTAGTAGTGTCAAGTCTATTTATTGCACCAATTGTTCACACGCTTAACTGGTCTCCCGCAGGATAAATGTGCGCTCAACTGCATGGAGAAGTTCCTCAAGATGAATCAACGCATTTCGCAGCGATTTCAAGAGTTTCAGATGCTGGCCAACGAAAACGCTATCGCAGCTGCACAAAAGTTGGGCGTCAAATGAGCGGTCGATTTATTTGTAGTGGATGATGATACACGTAGGGCTTAAATAAAGAAAGGCTGGTGTAAACAGCGCGACCCGTTATCAACTAGGGAGGGCCTAAATCTAACGATTCACGCGTTCACACATCCGGAAAGCCTTCGGATTCGGTGATGAGGGCATGCTCCAAGATAACTCGTCCCTCTTTGTACCTGAAACGGGTGGCAATGTTCATTGCAGTGAGATGGAAGAAGCGGGAGCCACATTGAACCATACTTTTGCGTTTCTTCGGTAGCAAACTCGTACATCCAGCCCAGTTTGGCTTTGCAGTTTTTACACATCACATCGCGAACCATATGGCGACCAGTGAGCATAACACGGTCCTGAACCTGAGAGTACGTAAGATTGACCACTCGCTTGAACAGATAGGCACGCCCTGGAAAAGAGCACAGCATGTGTGAGTAGATGAAGCTGGTAAGGCTGGCATTCTTACCTGTGGCCCCGGTGAATCTTGTGCTGATCAATTCCCTCTTGTTGGTCAGATTGGTTTCGCAGGCAGCACAATTGTACAGCTTCTGGCCTCCGATGTGATCGAGAAATACTTTACCCATCCTGCGTCTCTCTATTGGATAGCAAAGACGAAGCTGCAAACTCGATCCGGAAGAGCTTCTTCGACCGTGGCGATCTAAGGCAAGGAAAGAGGTTTAATACCACAATCCGGCGAACCTTCGACGAACAACTTACGGTTTACGGTGAGATTGTCGCCAGTTGTTGTTTACTGTCtgaaggaaatgaaatgaaatcgaatTTCGTAGCACTTTTCTTTGTTTATATGTTTATATATATACATTTTGTTTATATATATTCGTATGACAGTTATTCGTATAACAGTTATTGGTATAACAGTTATGTATAACAGTTATTCGTATAACAGTATAACAGTATATATAACAGTATAACAGAAATGAAGCGCAACAGAAAATGTCGCGCAACTCTCTGAATGACGTGACTGccgtttgaatttgaaaatacGGTACAACGGTTTATCGAAATACAGATAGTCAACGAAACATCAATCGTACGTAAGCAAAAGTGTTCGCATCGTTGTCTTCGCATTTGCTTCCAACCGGCGCACGAAAGCGCTTTCCTCGTCTTCTGACGAGCAGAAACTTTATCTTGCCACTTGCCGAACCCCGTGCTGTTCGACCGATTgtgccccggcccgggtgcgGGCAGAGTC encodes the following:
- the LOC131209356 gene encoding RNA polymerase II-associated factor 1 homolog isoform X1; the protein is MAPTVQNGANGADKRPVRQQERRSELICRVKYCNTLPDIPFDLKFITYPFENDRFIQYKPTSLERNYRYEVLTEHDLGVTIDLINRDLYQIDHNAQLDPADEKLLEEDIHTPQDSMRSSRHAKSVSWLRKSEYISTEQTRFNPQTMEKVEAKVGFNVKKSLREETLYMDREAQIKAIEKTFDDNTKPITTHYSKPGVTPVEVLPMFPDFANWKYPCAQVIFDSDPAPSGKNVPAQIEEMSQAMIRGVMDESGEQFVAYFLPTEDTLEKRRRDLVNEMLYEDEEEYEYKMAREYNWNVKSKASKGYEENYYLVLRQDGIFYNELETRVRLSKRRQKNAQQQSNTKLVVKHRPLNVNEHRVQRYRERQLEPPGEEDDEDIEEEEEEEPEEADETQASQPVESSKPDDGSAKEKKAGRASRSRSRSRSGSQGSERSRSSRSRSRSGTRSQSRSVSRSHSRSKSASRSRSRSGSGSRSRSQSRSRTPSASRSRSRSRSRGSGSRRSSASRSRSRSRSRSRSRSASGSGSRSRSGTPVHSGSGSGSGSGSGSGSESE
- the LOC131209356 gene encoding RNA polymerase II-associated factor 1 homolog isoform X2 codes for the protein MAPTVQNGANGADKRPVRQQERRSELICRVKYCNTLPDIPFDLKFITYPFENDRFIQYKPTSLERNYRYEVLTEHDLGVTIDLINRDLYQIDHNAQLDPADEKLLEEDIHTPQDSMRSSRHAKSVSWLRKSEYISTEQTRFNPQTMEKVEAKVGFNVKKSLREETLYMDREAQIKAIEKTFDDNTKPITTHYSKPGVTPVEVLPMFPDFANWKYPCAQVIFDSDPAPSGKNVPAQIEEMSQAMIRGVMDESGEQFVAYFLPTEDTLEKRRRDLVNEMLYEDEEEYEYKMAREYNWNVKSKASKGYEENYYLVLRQDGIFYNELETRVRLSKRRQKNAQQQSNTKLVVKHRPLNVNEHRVQRYRERQLEPPGEEDDEDIEEEEEEEPEEADETQASQPVESSKPDDGSAKEKKAGRASRSRSRSRSGSQGSERSRSSRRSKSASRSRSRSGSGSRSRSQSRSRTPSASRSRSRSRSRGSGSRRSSASRSRSRSRSRSRSRSASGSGSRSRSGTPVHSGSGSGSGSGSGSGSESE
- the LOC131208981 gene encoding mitochondrial import inner membrane translocase subunit Tim9, whose translation is MATQISIDQLDKDQIKSFSDFLLSYNKLSELCFIDCVNEFTGRTVSDKEDKCALNCMEKFLKMNQRISQRFQEFQMLANENAIAAAQKLGVK
- the LOC131208980 gene encoding protein yippee, giving the protein MGKVFLDHIGGQKLYNCAACETNLTNKRELISTRFTGATGRAYLFKRVVNLTYSQVQDRVMLTGRHMVRDVMCKNCKAKLGWMYEFATEETQKYKEGRVILEHALITESEGFPDV